Genomic window (Capsicum annuum cultivar UCD-10X-F1 chromosome 10, UCD10Xv1.1, whole genome shotgun sequence):
ATTTTAGAGACTAAAGGAAGCTAGAGCTATTAGACATGAAAATTTAACAGGTGCTATGATGCACTACTCTAAGCTAGAGGTATCTGGAATGACTAGGCGTTTAGCTAACAACTCAAAACTTTTTTTGTCGAAAGAATTAGAGTGTTTCACTCTTAATTAGTACCCGAGGTTTGTGAGTTGTGAAACAATACAGCCTAGATCCTTTTTAGTATCCAAAAACAATGATCAGCTTTACAGGAACGTACAAATGTATTATCCAAATAAAATCACTCGAAGAAGCAACAAAGGAGCAGAAGAAAATAGAATCTGATGACGAATCTAGCAGAAATTCAATCTCCATGTGTATAAAACCATATGATCCCAAACTAAAACAACAGAGAATTTCATGGGTAAACCAAGTAGTACTTTACATCCATGTTAATCCAAAAATCTGCTGAATATACCTAAACTTCTCCTCTTAGTAATACCAGTGAATATGATCTCAAATTCAGACACTAATATGATCTTCCGCTGCTCAAGAAATTCTTCAATTAGTAGTAGGGACTGGATTATTCTCAGCATTCAACACGAATCGCTCAAACCTTTCCATATCCTTTTGAGTAAAGAATGTAGTATAACTATCCAGAAGCTGCGCAGCAGTTGGCCTCTTCTTTGGTTTCTTAGCAAGACATTTCCGAACCGTACTCTCAAACATTTCTGAAAACACCTCCTCCTTTCGTTTAAACAAATTCATCGCTTTCTTGAATGTCACTTCTCTATTGTTGACGATCAGCATATTTTCGAGTGATCTTGGAAATCTCCGCTCCTTCCTTAACTTTTTGATCAAACGATCCAAGTCTTCACGGGTACTCACAGGTAACTCTCCATAGGCTAATTCCAGTGCCATTATTCCCAATAGCCAGATGTCAGATTTTGGTCCAACTCcttcatcattttctcttccaaacACCTCTGGCGCAGCACCCCATTTTGCAATTCTCTTCGGAGCCAAAAATGCAGAGGAGGACGAACCTGCTTCTTCTTCATTTGAATCTTCCTCAACATTGATCTTTTCAGAATCATAAACCGATGCTTCATATGCTAATCTGATCAACATTTGGCCAGTAGTAGTGTGAATAAAGATATCTCCAGCACTTAAAGTCTTATGAGCCCTTGGAAGCAACCCATTATGAACCTCGTCTCGTAGAGCAGCAAGTACTTTTTTAATAACAATAGCGATGAACTCCTCTGGCAATCTTTTATCTTGACGAGTAGAGAGAATATGACGAAGGGATCCCTGTGACATATAAGGCAATGAAACACATGACAAGTCTTCAGTAGCGAAAGCTTTCTTGATTCCAATTGTGGTGTAATAAGAACGATCTTCTATTGATGCATCAATTCTGCGCTGAAGCTCCAGACAATCACTTTCGTGGATTTTCCTGTTGATGACCTTCAAAGTGACATTGCCAGAATCAACAAGTTTGGCAGTATCCTCCATATATTCGGAATAGAGAGCTCTGTAAACACGGCAGCACCCATTAGAATAAGAACCGTTTTCTTCTTTGAGAAGATACGTATCGTTCCTGGATGGATCAATGATGGTTCTCCCAAATTTTCCAGGATGATAATCTTTGGGTAGTTTTTTAGTAAAACCAATTTCCCATTTGATTTTCTGattcatctttgaacaagaacCAATTTCCTCTTTCCGATAACTGAATGGGGTTttgtttttcatcttttcttggAGAAGAGAATGTGATTTTTAGAAAATTTGGAATTGGTTTagtgaggaagagaagaagaagatgaagacgAGAAAATGTATTTATACAACAAAAGGACGATTAGCTTTGGCCGTTTGGGTAGTTAGTCCCCGCGCCTAATTGCTTCAACAAGCCGTTATTGTTCAttccctctttttatttttcatttcttctttagctcttttctttttcttaataagTGGGTAAGTATTTCATGTCTTACTCTATATTAAAAagctttattaaatattttttgaatttctattCCTTCGTTAAAAGTatttataatagataaaattatcttttcaattacttttaaataattattttgaaattaatatttaattattcttCTAATATTTAGGACTTCAAATTTAactaaattttgattattaaattagatttagaatttaaaatcaactaatcttttaattttcgattcttttctttatttaaattatgtaaaattctaaatttaatatttgaagtaaaatatttatgtgAGGAACGaaaaattttagtatttaagtAAACAAGAAATGCCAATGACATGAACTACTTATAACTTTTTTGGTAAggataaatatttaattacaatGCCAATGACATGATCTATTTACAACTCCTTTGGTAAGGGTAAGATATTCAATtgcaataataaaattattttaataaataataaggatgtatgttatgttttaaaatatatacGTAATTTCATGCTCCTATATTATGGACAACTGAATTCCTATAGTCCTACACTAATTCAAATTGTACCATAGCACTGAACACATATTACTTATATAAAAAGTTGTATGGTACTCATACTAAAGCAACCAGCCTATACCTTAGTGGTAATaataattttcatttcttttggtatcatatttttctgtaattatacaTCTATGATTgacaaattcaattattttgagattattatagtcttgaaattaaaattagatttttgttattattttaggtACACTATAGTCTATAAATCTTTTTTAGTATAACTAACACGTTGATAAGAtctttggagttttttttttttttttttttttttttattgtagttGAAAGTTGGATGAATATATAGTTTGGTTCgttttaactttttaatatttattttgtggTAGAACAACATAATCCTCAACATATGTGGCTAACTATATATTTAATGTAGAATTCTAGAACAAAAATTACTTGCTGAAGAAtaacatatgaaaaaaatatcgTTTACTTTGATTAAGATAATATTCATTCTCACTTTTTTCCCTTATGCAGATTTCTGAATTTTATGAATAATGACGGCCttaagtattatttattttatcttaatatcaataaattctttaattctGCTCTCCGTACTAAATATATTCGAGCATCGCACAAACATAGAAATTAGTGTAAGAAAATTATACAGAACCTATGGTGATTTCACTTCAAGAAATTGGTTGgattttaactaaaataaactataatTCATCTGTCCCAATTTTTATAATGTAGTTTGACTgagtttaaaaaatatgataacatttttaaaatttacgatCTAAATTAAGTCATAGGTCTTTGTGTGACtacaaatttcattaaaaataaaattattacaaaatataaCAGAAGAAGtataaaagaaagggagaaaatattattagtttattaCCTCCAACCCTTGGGACGGAAAGAAAGGGAGAAAATACTTGATGGTATCATAATATTACTTCAAAAACTAGAATATAAATTAATTCTCCAAAATTCGTTATTATTTGTGTCTTTTTTGTCCATTATGGATGTTGGCTTGAGTCCAAACACATAGCTATGTCACCTCAaggatatatttttttcattttttaaaaagaaaaatcaagaataataagattTACCGAAAGAAAAAATGTGTACTCAAAAACTTTGATGGTAGGTTGGGTAGTACTTATGCCTTTTCCTAAAAACTGAGCAATTTAAAACTTATCAATCTTATAAactaaaaagttataattcacaaaaataaaaataaaaatctaaatactTTCATAACTACACATGCATATATTAACTAAAgaacaacatattcagtgtaaTTCTTCAAGTAAAGTTTGGCCAACGTACGATGTATGACGATCTTACCTTACCAAGAGAGACAAATTATAGGAGAACAGAATATTATAAGAATAGCTTATAAACAAAGTTGAAAATTCcaaatgataattataagattggAAAGtcacccaagtgaaaatggattCAAATCAATGTTAAATCAAAGAACTATAACTTTTAGGCCTTTCGAgccaaaattttcaattttccactttaaaattcatatttgaatcaagatttaaatgataaaattgtagGAAAGTGGTTGAAATAGGTGttttagagcttacccaagcttagaaatgaagaaaattactcAAAATCATGAAGCCCTTAGCTccaaagtctcaaaaatggtgaaaatagcgAAACATAGGTATTAGGCATGAATACGCGATCACCGAGTTGCTTAAGCGATTAGGTGTCGTGTACACAATACCTTGCCTAAGGAAGGTATTGCATAAGCGACCCTGTCATCGCTTATGTGGGATTCGCGGTCACAACCAAGATATCACGTAATCATACTTGGTCTGATCTGTTGAGTCGCGTAAGCGATCAAAGTGCCACTTACGTGAGTGCACCAACTGAGTGGTGTACCAGCTGGAGACTTGAAGAATTTCAAGTCTCAATGGATCCCtcaggattcattcagaatcttgCAAACGTAAATGAACTatgttaccctatcaaattcaatgctccAAAATCAATGGtgataacaaattttcaaaacaaaattgtttttacaaagttaacccctaaaatccaatttcacaactttcccaaccgaggatcaaaatgagatataaaagtcataaaaccccAATCCTAAAATTGACTTTTCAAATCTGCTAGCGCAGTCTGTTTTGCCATCCGATtcacaaatcaataaatattgactaaagtcaactataaggttTTTCAAGCCACAAAAAATTACAATATCACAAAAATCACACTGAAATATATCGGGcccatgccaatcatccccacacctcagaagtaccacaaagcaaccacaataatggataaaatggtcaaatcacacagaaataaatattttacataaatcaccaaaaattaagtcgttacatcatccaccactaaaaatataGTTCATACTCGAACTAAAAGCAAAGAATTAACTAAAACCGCAAAAAGTTGGGGATAAGAACTAAGCATGTGAAACTCGACCTCAAAAGTAGCCTTATCTACAGGTCAatgtctccactggaccttaactacTGAAATATCTCAAAAACTCAACCGTCTAACATCTCTAGCCAAGATGGAGACAAACTCttcaacaaaggacaacctcttatttagctgaatCGAATCCCAACGGATGACTTGAGACTCATTCGAAATGAAATGCcaaagcatgaaaatatgaaaaaaatggatgaacaagTAATAAATctgggggcaaagccaactcataagctacataACTgacagtccgaagaatctcaatgGGTCAATATACCTGGGGTTAAGATTTCCCCTCATCCCAAATCCCATCAcatccttcatgggtgaaactcaaaggaaaactcaatcaccaacactaaaaccTAAGGTATAAAGTCTTCGATCttcatagcacttctgcctaatCTAAGCTGCTCAAAGCCTATGCTGAATAATCCGAACTCTATCCAgtgactcacgaagcaagtccatgcctcaaggtctaatctcaaaaacctcaaaccaaccaactagagagcaGCAATTCCTACCATACAAAACCTCGAAAGAAGCCAtttcaatactggaatggtagctattaatATATCCAAACTTTACCAACCCCAGATACTGCTACTACTGACCACCAAAGTCCATCACACAAGCATGGAGCATATACTCCAAAATCTTAATAGTTCACTCCAGCTGACCGCTGGTCTAGGGGTGGAATATTATATTAAGATTAACCAGAGCAACCAACTCTTtctaaaaaatctttcaaaaatgaGATGTGAACATTGAAACTTGATTTGATATAATAGACACTGATACACCGTGAAGCCAAACTattccaagaataaaaaaaatataggccaacctctcagcactgaaagaaacttgaaccagaataaaatacgcagatttggtcaaccaatccacaataacccaaatacttCAGAACCACGATAAGTACAAGGCAACCCAATCaggaagtccatagtgatccattcctatttctactcaagAATGAGTAATATCTGAAGCAAGACATCACGCCTGTAATACTTGGGCTTTACCTGctggcaacataggcaacgagctacaaaatctgctatatccaTTTTTATACCATCCTaccagtaatgttgtctcaaatcataatatatcttagtcactcccGGATAGATGGAATACttagaacaatgggcctcctcaaaaattaatataatctGATGACCCACTCTCGATACAAAAACTCAGCCTTCAATTCTTAAAAtaccatctgaatcaagtgacgCTTTGTTAGCCTCACCGCTTAACACCCTATCCCGAATCAATCTCAATCTAATAAGCTCAAatatgctccatcaaagaagacctagcctccatgAATGCCAAAATACACCCAGGTGTCAATGTATagagcctaaccatctggttagctaaatactgaacctctaaggcAAAGGCCTCTCTcgggtcaaaagatgtgccaaacTACCCATGTTAGTTGACTTTTgtctcaaggcatctgcaaccatattagccttgctcggatgataaagaatagtcaagtcataatccttaagcaactcaagacaacgatgctacctcatattaagatatcgctgggtgaagaaatactgaaggctacgatgattcAGGAAAATATCACtacagactccatacaagtagtgcctccacaacttcaagaaaaaaataattacgcacaactccaaatcacgGATAGGGTAATTCCTCTAAAGGGGATTCAACTGATGAAAGGCATAagtaatcaccttacccttctgcatcaacataACAAACTAATACCTGAAGCATCACATAAGATGATAAAGCAACAGATGagaggcataagcaatcaccttacccttttgtATACACAGCACCTAAACCAATACCTGAAGTATTACATACGATGATAAAACTCATGCCCTCCTTAGGCAAAATCAAGATAAGAGCTGAAGGCAACaatttcttgagcttttgaaagatcaCCTCACAAGCATTAAACCACTGGAGAGAGATCTTCTTATTATTTGACTTAGTCAATGGAGctataatagatgagaaaccctcaataaaacaccTATAGAATCTTgacaagccaataaaactctaaatctaaGTGAACAAAGTAGGCTTAGCCCAATCATAAACTGCTGTAATCTTGGTTggatctaccataataccattccTAGTCACCATGCGGCCCAAGTAAGAGAcagactttaaccaaaactcacacttagagaacttagcataaaacTTCTTATCCCTCAGTGTTTGAAGCATAATTCACAAATACTTCTTATGATTCGTCTCACTCTAAGAGTAAATAAAGATATCATATATAATTACAATAATAAAGGAGTTAAGATACGATCAAAATAcctggttcatcaactctatgaacgcggttggggcattggtcaatccaaaggacatgaccaagaactcataatgaccacaCCGAGTCTGAAAAGTTATCTTAGGAATATCCAaggctctaatcctcaattggtgatactcaaatctcaaataaatctttgaaaacatCAAAGCAGCCTGAAGCTGATCGAACAAATCATTTATACAAGAAAGAGGAGacttattcttaaccgttacctagttcaactgtcgataatcaatacacatatgcataaacTCATCTTTTTTCATCACAAAAAATATAggcacaccccaaggtgatacactaggttagataaagcccttatccaacaacttctatcactgatcctttaatttcttcaactcgGTTGGGgctcctataagaaggaatagagatAATCTTGGTGCCCAGCTAAACATAAATGAAAATGTAACTACCCTCCCATTCATTTGcaaaaaaatttcatcttttctattttagcTCTCCCTGTAGTTGGTGTACGTGAATTATGAGTCACGGAATGAGTAGTACCAATTCTTAAGGTGTTCAAAAGTAAAATATTTGAGTCATTAGTTGGcttattgagttttaataaatttaatcttGATAATATTTAAGTTTGATAAAGATGACCCCAAATTAGTATTTTGGTGATTCCAATAGAATCGGAAGATACTTTTTAGTCaacttatatatttaatttattttataggATTCTAAATAAATTTCGAGGATCTATGTAAAGTTTCTGGTATATTAGatgattaatttttaattagttaatgggtcaaaatcacaatttatacACTTATATGGAAATTATAAGAATGATTTAAAATGGATAGGGTTTACAATATAcatagcaaaaaaaaatcataaagtcGAGAGAAGGGAGGCATGAACTTTGCGGTTTCTCCATTGTTCTCACAGAATAA
Coding sequences:
- the LOC107844250 gene encoding serine/threonine-protein kinase BLUS1-like, translating into MKNKTPFSYRKEEIGSCSKMNQKIKWEIGFTKKLPKDYHPGKFGRTIIDPSRNDTYLLKEENGSYSNGCCRVYRALYSEYMEDTAKLVDSGNVTLKVINRKIHESDCLELQRRIDASIEDRSYYTTIGIKKAFATEDLSCVSLPYMSQGSLRHILSTRQDKRLPEEFIAIVIKKVLAALRDEVHNGLLPRAHKTLSAGDIFIHTTTGQMLIRLAYEASVYDSEKINVEEDSNEEEAGSSSSAFLAPKRIAKWGAAPEVFGRENDEGVGPKSDIWLLGIMALELAYGELPVSTREDLDRLIKKLRKERRFPRSLENMLIVNNREVTFKKAMNLFKRKEEVFSEMFESTVRKCLAKKPKKRPTAAQLLDSYTTFFTQKDMERFERFVLNAENNPVPTTN